One Sus scrofa isolate TJ Tabasco breed Duroc chromosome 1, Sscrofa11.1, whole genome shotgun sequence DNA segment encodes these proteins:
- the LOC100513390 gene encoding olfactory receptor 13C7 yields MASANQTASVTKFILLGLSAHPKLEKTLFVLILLTYLVILLGNGLLILVTILDSRLHTPMYFFLGNLSFLDICYTTSSVPLILDSFLTPRKTISFPACAMQMFLSFAMGATECVLLGMMAFDRYVAICNPLRYPVVMRKSVYVPMASSSWAAGSAASMVQTSLAMRLPFCGDNVINHFTCEILAVLKLACADISINVISMGVTNVLFLGVPVLFIFISYIFILTTILRIPSAEGRKKAFSTCSAHLTVVLVFYGTILFMYGKPKSKDPLGADKEDLADKLTSLFYGVVTPMLNPIIYSLRNKDVKVAVRSLVSQKLFTQ; encoded by the coding sequence ATGGCAAGTGCCAACCAGACAGCCTCTGTGACAAAGTTCATCCTCCTGGGCCTCTCAGCCCACCCAAAGCTGGAGAAGACGCTCTTCGTGCTCATCCTGCTCACGTACCTGGTGATCCTGCTGGGCAACGGGCTCCTCATCCTGGTGACCATCCTGGACTCCCGCCTCCACacgcccatgtacttcttcctggggAACCTCTCCTTCCTCGACATCTGCTACACCACCTCCTCAGTGCCCCTCATTCTTGACAGCTTCCTGACCCCCAGGAAAACCATCTCCTTCCCAGCCTGTGCCATGCagatgtttctttcctttgccaTGGGAGCCACAGAGTGTGTGCTTCTGGGCATGATGGCAtttgatcgctatgtggccatctgcaaccccctGCGGTACCCTGTGGTCATGAGAAAGTCTGTCTATGTGCCCATGGCTTCCAGCTCCTGGGCAGCTGGAAGTGCTGCTTCCATGGTTCAAACATCCCTTGCTATGAGGCTGCCCTTCTGTGGGGACAATGTCATCAACCACTTCACCTGTGAGATCTTGGCTGTCCTGAAGCTGGCCTGTGCTGACATCTCCATCAATGTCATCAGCATGGGGGTGACAAATGTGCTCTTCCTGGGGGTCCcagttcttttcatctttatctCCTACATCTTCATCCTCACCACCATCCTGAGGATCCCCTCGGCTGAGGGGAGGAAAAAGGCTTTCTCCACCTGCTCTGCCCACCTCACAGTCGTGCTTGTCTTCTATGGGACCATCCTCTTCATGTATGGGAAGCCTAAATCCAAGGACCCCCTGGGGGCTGACAAAGAGGATCTTGCAGACAAGCTCACCTCCCTCTTCTATGGGGTGGTGACCCCCATGCTCAACCCCattatctacagcctgaggaacaaggaTGTGAAGGTGGCTGTGAGGAGCCTGGTGAGTCAGAAACTCTTCACCCAGTGA